CAGCGCCGCCTGACGGTTACGCAAAATTGCTGACACCACCGTCTGTAGACTCCGCAGTGTCTCCGCATTCCGCCCGATGAGTAAACTATTGCGCTCACTCGATGGCACAACGGCCTTGATAACATCGTCTTCAACGCTAACATCAACATCCAGATTGAGATCAAAGAACGCCAAAAAATCCTCTAGGTATTTCTTGACAAATTCAATGGTCGCGATTTGATCCATATAACCTCCTTAATCCTTCGCCTTTATCCGCGTAATGTTCGCCTCAGTCGCTGTGGCTGCTCGTTGCGAAGCGGCTTTTGATTTTTTCACTGACGTTGTCGCTGACTTACTCGTAGATTTCGACGCTCGCTTTTCGCCGGCAATTTGCTGTATCTCTGTCCCGTCTTGCTTGAGAATAATGGCGTTTTGGATATAAGCAGCGATATTTGAGGTTGCCATGTAGAGCGCCAGCGCCCCTGGCAGACTGATCATAATAAGGAACATAAACACCGGCATAACCTTCATCATTTTGCGTGTAACAATGGCGTTAACTTCGGTTTGATCGGCGTTCTTGCCCTCGCCCGCTTCCATCAGCACATCACGTAGCCGCTTCTTACTATCCGAACTTGGCGACATCTGCTTTGATAATAAATACTGCAAAACAGCTGCCACCAGGGCGAGGATGAGCAGTCCGATTGATACGCCATTTGATGATAACGCCTGCTTTGTCAGGTCCATCAGCCCCAAGAAATTCTGGTTAAAGTGATCCGGATTAGCGATCAAATGCTTGACCGGTCCCCACTGCTCCATCACGTCGTATGTGTACTTAGCAAGC
The window above is part of the Candidatus Saccharibacteria bacterium oral taxon 488 genome. Proteins encoded here:
- a CDS encoding YidC/Oxa1 family membrane protein insertase — translated: MNMFDVVIVQPIFNLLMAIYALIPGGDFGVSVVLFTIIVRLLLWPLVKKQLHQAKAMRKIQPELAKLNKKYKSNPQMRAMAMMDVYKKHNIKPMSSILVLLIQLPVLIAIYRVVQIFVLQRSELAKYTYDVMEQWGPVKHLIANPDHFNQNFLGLMDLTKQALSSNGVSIGLLILALVAAVLQYLLSKQMSPSSDSKKRLRDVLMEAGEGKNADQTEVNAIVTRKMMKVMPVFMFLIMISLPGALALYMATSNIAAYIQNAIILKQDGTEIQQIAGEKRASKSTSKSATTSVKKSKAASQRAATATEANITRIKAKD